Proteins encoded in a region of the Inquilinus sp. KBS0705 genome:
- the holA gene encoding DNA polymerase III subunit delta, producing the protein MTAAEIIKDLKNRKFKPLYLLHGEEPYYIDLVSDYIENNALSDAEKGFNQTILYGKDTDVMTAINAAKRYPMMADYQVVMVKEAQDMKWGNDSDDKKGINPLLSYLENPLSSTILVFCYKYGKFDKRKKTYKAIDKNGLIFESATLYDNKIPAWIEDYIKDKKYKISQQASAMLAEYLGNDLSKIANELDKLILNVSAGEEITLKHVQDNIGISKEYNVFELQAALTKKDAYKVNQIVNYFEANPKANPIVLVLGNLNNFFSKVLAYHYVKDKSPQNLARELGVNPYFIKDYEQAARGYNLGKTFQVISHLREYDLKSKGVESNTDHGGLMKELMFKILH; encoded by the coding sequence ATGACTGCTGCCGAAATCATAAAAGATCTGAAGAACCGAAAGTTTAAACCGTTGTACCTGCTGCATGGCGAAGAACCGTATTATATAGATCTGGTAAGCGATTATATTGAAAATAACGCCCTGTCTGACGCTGAAAAGGGCTTTAACCAAACGATACTATACGGTAAAGATACGGATGTGATGACGGCTATAAACGCCGCCAAACGATACCCCATGATGGCCGACTACCAGGTAGTGATGGTTAAAGAAGCGCAGGATATGAAGTGGGGTAACGATAGCGATGATAAAAAAGGCATTAACCCACTGCTTAGCTATCTGGAAAACCCCTTAAGCAGTACCATACTGGTGTTTTGCTATAAATACGGCAAGTTTGACAAGCGTAAAAAAACCTACAAGGCAATTGATAAAAATGGGTTGATATTTGAATCGGCTACGTTGTACGATAATAAGATACCCGCCTGGATAGAGGATTACATTAAAGACAAAAAATACAAGATAAGCCAGCAGGCATCGGCCATGCTTGCCGAATATTTGGGTAATGACCTATCTAAAATAGCCAATGAGCTGGATAAATTGATACTAAATGTAAGCGCCGGTGAAGAGATAACCCTGAAACATGTACAGGATAATATAGGCATAAGCAAAGAGTATAATGTATTTGAGCTGCAGGCAGCTCTTACCAAAAAGGATGCTTACAAGGTTAACCAGATAGTAAATTACTTTGAGGCAAACCCTAAAGCCAACCCTATAGTACTTGTATTGGGTAACCTGAACAACTTTTTTAGCAAGGTGCTGGCCTATCATTATGTTAAAGATAAATCGCCGCAAAACCTGGCGCGCGAGTTAGGCGTTAACCCATACTTTATAAAAGATTATGAACAAGCTGCCCGTGGGTATAACCTGGGTAAAACCTTCCAGGTGATAAGCCACCTGCGCGAGTACGACCTTAAAAGCAAGGGGGTAGAATCAAACACCGACCATGGCGGGTTGATGAAGGAACTGATGTTTAAAATATTGCATTAA
- a CDS encoding PAS domain-containing sensor histidine kinase, whose amino-acid sequence MSLPISDDDISFNVLFHHNPNPMWIVEVDTLIFKAVNDSAIKHYGYSRDEFLNHITLANIRPDYEQQDMLKLIKKIKHNQTVKKELTHVKKDGSFIFVNITSFTVNYHHKLCRMVVIHDVTEQKLKDMKLTEAVTRMKETLESITDGFITLDGKLEITYWNKEAERILIIDKDTILHKQLWELYPYYKDLAVYKYFNDALKNKETIKFEEYIAPLKKWVSFTIYANEGLAVYFQDITSHKRDEEEINAKNQSLNKIAYLNSHAMRKPLANILGIINSLDDIPHEHFEEPLKMLKQSANELDTIIKDINNSVEQTMK is encoded by the coding sequence ATGTCACTACCAATCAGCGACGACGATATAAGTTTTAATGTGTTGTTTCACCACAACCCCAACCCTATGTGGATTGTTGAGGTAGATACACTTATTTTTAAAGCTGTTAACGATTCGGCTATAAAACACTATGGTTACAGTAGAGATGAATTTTTAAATCATATTACGCTTGCTAATATTCGCCCGGATTATGAGCAGCAGGATATGCTTAAGCTGATAAAAAAGATAAAGCACAACCAAACCGTTAAGAAAGAATTAACACATGTAAAAAAGGACGGTAGTTTTATTTTTGTAAACATTACTTCTTTCACGGTTAACTATCACCATAAGCTTTGCCGCATGGTAGTTATTCACGACGTAACGGAGCAAAAGCTGAAAGACATGAAGCTTACCGAAGCCGTTACAAGAATGAAAGAAACCCTGGAGAGTATCACCGACGGTTTCATTACACTTGACGGTAAATTAGAAATTACCTACTGGAATAAAGAAGCTGAGCGCATACTGATCATAGATAAAGATACCATTTTACATAAACAGCTTTGGGAACTGTATCCGTATTACAAAGACTTGGCAGTTTACAAATATTTTAATGATGCTTTAAAAAATAAAGAGACCATTAAGTTTGAAGAGTACATTGCCCCGCTTAAAAAATGGGTATCCTTTACCATTTATGCAAATGAAGGGTTGGCGGTGTATTTTCAGGATATTACCAGCCACAAACGCGACGAGGAAGAGATAAACGCCAAAAACCAAAGCCTTAACAAGATAGCGTACCTTAACTCGCATGCCATGCGCAAGCCACTTGCCAATATATTAGGTATTATTAATTCGTTGGACGATATACCGCACGAACACTTTGAAGAGCCCCTAAAAATGCTAAAGCAAAGTGCTAACGAATTAGACACCATTATTAAAGACATCAATAACAGTGTTGAGCAAACCATGAAGTAA
- a CDS encoding EVE domain-containing protein, with translation MNHWLVKSEPVKYSWEKFNKEGRTFWDGVRNYQARNNLREMKTGDLVMWYHSNDGKEVVGIARVVKEFYQDPTTEDPNWVVVDLEPVESLKKPVTLEQIKADERLKDIGLVRQGRLSVMALKREEFDRIIEMGS, from the coding sequence ATGAACCACTGGTTAGTAAAATCGGAGCCTGTAAAATATAGCTGGGAAAAATTCAATAAAGAGGGCCGCACCTTTTGGGATGGCGTTAGAAACTACCAGGCACGTAACAATTTACGGGAAATGAAAACCGGCGACCTGGTGATGTGGTACCATAGTAACGATGGTAAAGAAGTGGTAGGCATTGCCCGCGTGGTAAAGGAGTTTTACCAGGACCCAACTACCGAAGACCCTAACTGGGTAGTAGTTGACCTTGAACCGGTGGAGAGCCTGAAAAAGCCTGTAACCTTAGAGCAAATAAAGGCCGATGAGCGCTTAAAAGACATTGGGTTGGTACGCCAGGGCCGCCTGTCTGTAATGGCGCTTAAACGCGAGGAATTTGACCGGATAATAGAAATGGGTAGCTAA